The sequence TCTAGGAAAAGGTATAGCCTCACGAATATGGTTTATCCCGCAAATCCAAGCGACAGTGCGCTCTAAACCGAGGCCAAAGCCCGAATGTGGAACCGAGCCATAGCGTCTAAGATCGAGATACCAGCTGTATGCCTCCTCTGGGAGGCCCTCCTCGCGTATTCTTCCAACCAACGCATCGATGTTCTCTTCTCGCTGGCTTGCTCCGATAATCTCGCCATAACCTTCAGGTGCAATAAGATCCGAGCATTTCACCAAATCGGGGTTATCTGGGTGTTGTTTCATATAGAAGGCTTTAATTTTCTTTGGATAATCATAGATAAACACAGGCGTGCCAAAAGAATCGGATATTATCGTCTCAGCAGCGCCCCCGATATCCTCGCCCCAGACAATTTGCTCGCCCTTGCTATTTAATAGCTCGATAGCATCGTCATAGGATATTCGTGCAAAAGGTTTTTCTACTCCAGCAAGAAGCTTTTCGGTGTTGCGTTCGAGGATTTCGAGCTCGTTTTTACAGACCTTAACCGTCTCTTCGATTATCGCTCGGACTAGCTCTTCTTGAAGGTCCATATTGTCGTCGTTATCGTAGAAGGCTTCCTCGACATCGACCATCCAAAATTCTGTGAGATGGCGTCGCGTCTTCGATTTTTCCGCGCGAAAAGTAGGGCCAAAATCATAGACGAGGTTATGCGCGAACATGGCAGCCTCTAAATAAAGCTGACCAGTCTGCGCAAGATAGGCATTACCGAGATCGAAATATTTAGTCTCAAAAAGCGTCTGGCCCTCCTCGCCAATGGAGCCTGTGAGAATAGGTGTGTCTATGAGAATGAATCCGTTATTATCGAGGTAGCTCCTTATAGATAAAACTAGCGCGTTACGGACTCGTATTATCGCCCACTGTTGACTGCTTCTTAGCCATAGATGCCTGTTATCGAGAAGGAACTCGGTGCCATGCTCTTTCGGTTGTATAGGATAATCCTGCGCGGTTTGTAATATATTGAGGCCGGTGACACCCATCTCGTAACCACCCACTGCTCGAGGTTCCTCTCGAATGACACCAGTAATAATTATCGAGGACTCCTGTGTTATATCTTCAAAAGCAGAAAATGTATCCTCCGGGGTCTCGCCTTTAAAAAGAACACATTGCATCATGCCCGTGCCGTCTCTAGCTACAATAAACCTAACCTTACCGTGACCGCGGTAGTTATAAACCCATCCGCGAACAGTAACCTCTTGTCCGACATGGTCTTTAGCGTTTTTTAT is a genomic window of bacterium containing:
- the asnS gene encoding asparagine--tRNA ligase, with translation MEKRFYIKNAKDHVGQEVTVRGWVYNYRGHGKVRFIVARDGTGMMQCVLFKGETPEDTFSAFEDITQESSIIITGVIREEPRAVGGYEMGVTGLNILQTAQDYPIQPKEHGTEFLLDNRHLWLRSSQQWAIIRVRNALVLSIRSYLDNNGFILIDTPILTGSIGEEGQTLFETKYFDLGNAYLAQTGQLYLEAAMFAHNLVYDFGPTFRAEKSKTRRHLTEFWMVDVEEAFYDNDDNMDLQEELVRAIIEETVKVCKNELEILERNTEKLLAGVEKPFARISYDDAIELLNSKGEQIVWGEDIGGAAETIISDSFGTPVFIYDYPKKIKAFYMKQHPDNPDLVKCSDLIAPEGYGEIIGASQREENIDALVGRIREEGLPEEAYSWYLDLRRYGSVPHSGFGLGLERTVAWICGINHIREAIPFPRMIYRLNP